In one window of Nakamurella sp. PAMC28650 DNA:
- a CDS encoding GlsB/YeaQ/YmgE family stress response membrane protein — protein sequence MLGLIVTIIVIGLIAGALARLVVPGRQDLSILMTMVLGIVGSFVGGFLGYLIFHKDAQNGFLQPSGIIGSFIGAVIVLLIWTRVGKNSRVRS from the coding sequence ATGCTCGGTCTCATCGTCACCATCATCGTCATCGGATTGATCGCCGGCGCACTGGCCCGGCTGGTCGTGCCCGGTCGTCAGGATCTCTCGATCCTGATGACCATGGTGCTGGGGATCGTCGGCTCGTTCGTGGGCGGCTTCCTCGGTTACCTGATCTTCCACAAGGACGCGCAGAACGGTTTCCTACAGCCCTCGGGCATCATCGGATCGTTCATCGGGGCGGTCATCGTGCTGCTGATCTGGACCAGGGTCGGAAAGAACAGTCGGGTCCGCAGCTGA
- a CDS encoding GAF and ANTAR domain-containing protein: MFDYTSVTASAIGGAQDLSIEPGTGDFAQLVTRFALSLQDVRSPPADLIEQIVVGAVQLVPGARHAAVVTSEEPGRLAAKAVAGNGVPRDVMNLQNRGQEGPCLDAIADGKLILVPHVATDIRWPNFGPAAARAGAGAILCIPLIIDDQIIGALTLIGDLEAFDDEAQSLGRVFAAHAAIALASAQRVTNLQTALSSRDVIGQAKGILMERFRLTPELAFAALVRASSESNVKLRTVCEELCTTGLLAGKERTSG, translated from the coding sequence GTGTTCGACTACACGAGCGTGACCGCATCGGCGATCGGCGGGGCACAAGACCTGTCCATCGAGCCGGGCACCGGCGATTTCGCCCAACTGGTGACCAGATTCGCATTGTCGCTGCAAGACGTGCGCTCGCCCCCGGCGGATCTGATCGAGCAGATCGTGGTCGGGGCCGTCCAACTGGTGCCCGGTGCACGGCACGCCGCAGTGGTCACCTCGGAGGAGCCGGGTCGCCTGGCGGCCAAGGCCGTCGCTGGGAACGGCGTGCCCCGGGACGTGATGAACCTCCAGAACCGTGGGCAGGAGGGGCCCTGCCTCGACGCGATCGCCGACGGCAAGCTCATCCTGGTGCCTCATGTCGCCACGGACATCCGATGGCCGAACTTCGGTCCGGCGGCGGCTCGGGCCGGAGCCGGTGCCATCTTGTGCATCCCGCTGATCATCGACGACCAGATCATCGGGGCACTGACCCTGATCGGGGATCTCGAGGCGTTCGACGACGAGGCCCAGAGCTTGGGACGGGTCTTCGCCGCTCATGCGGCCATCGCCCTGGCCTCCGCGCAGCGGGTGACCAACCTGCAGACGGCCTTGAGCAGTCGGGATGTCATCGGACAGGCCAAGGGCATTCTGATGGAACGGTTCCGGCTCACTCCCGAGCTTGCGTTCGCCGCACTGGTCAGGGCCTCCTCCGAGAGCAACGTGAAATTGCGGACGGTCTGCGAGGAGTTGTGCACGACGGGTCTGCTGGCCGGGAAGGAACGGACGAGCGGCTGA
- a CDS encoding Chromate resistance protein ChrB, with protein MDRPVEPQWLVLAVRVPAEPTRHRVAVWRELRRVGALLLGQATWAAPEVPGVAAGISRAVGLATRGGGEILVLRAVGRSAHDGRRLQELFTAQRQDEWLEFIADGAKFDVEIDKEIRINKLTFAELEEEEQSLERLKRWHRTIKARDVFGAEAAGEADRVLELCTRRLAEYTQLVFTAQHQT; from the coding sequence ATGGATCGTCCGGTAGAGCCGCAGTGGCTGGTCCTGGCCGTGCGGGTACCTGCCGAGCCGACCCGGCACCGTGTCGCCGTGTGGCGTGAACTCCGGCGGGTGGGTGCTCTGCTGCTCGGGCAGGCGACCTGGGCGGCGCCGGAGGTGCCCGGGGTCGCCGCCGGAATCAGTCGCGCGGTCGGGCTGGCGACCAGGGGAGGCGGCGAGATCCTCGTGCTCCGTGCCGTGGGCCGTTCGGCACACGACGGACGACGGCTGCAGGAACTGTTCACCGCGCAGCGTCAGGACGAATGGCTGGAGTTCATCGCAGACGGTGCGAAGTTCGATGTCGAGATCGACAAGGAGATCCGGATCAACAAGTTGACCTTCGCCGAACTCGAAGAGGAGGAGCAGAGCCTGGAACGGCTCAAGCGATGGCACCGGACCATCAAAGCGCGGGATGTCTTCGGAGCCGAGGCCGCGGGGGAGGCCGATCGGGTGCTCGAGCTCTGCACCCGACGCCTGGCCGAGTACACACAATTGGTGTTCACCGCCCAGCATCAGACCTGA
- a CDS encoding DUF6458 family protein — protein sequence MGIGLGVFLIIAGAVLAFGVKANIHDLDLTTIGYILMGGGVLVILLSMLIFMPRTRRSRSTAVTTDSLGRQAVVERDDRISGL from the coding sequence ATGGGTATCGGATTGGGCGTATTCCTGATCATCGCGGGCGCAGTCCTGGCCTTCGGGGTCAAGGCGAACATCCACGACCTGGATCTCACCACCATCGGATACATCCTGATGGGGGGAGGCGTGCTCGTGATCCTGCTGAGCATGTTGATCTTCATGCCCCGCACCCGACGGTCGCGCAGCACTGCGGTGACGACCGACTCGCTCGGCCGCCAGGCCGTCGTCGAGCGCGACGACCGCATCAGCGGCCTGTAG
- a CDS encoding DUF6131 family protein codes for MIILGIILLVIGFVAKIAILWTLGIIVLVVGAILVLLGASGRAVGGRKHWY; via the coding sequence ATGATCATCCTGGGCATCATCCTCCTGGTCATCGGCTTCGTCGCCAAGATCGCGATCCTCTGGACTCTCGGCATCATCGTGCTGGTCGTCGGAGCCATCCTGGTTCTGCTCGGGGCCAGCGGGCGTGCAGTCGGTGGCCGGAAGCACTGGTACTAG